The window CACTTAtaatttgacttatacttaaatTATTTGTGGCATCGggaattataattctattaatGGTCGAATCTTGTTGATTTGGAAATGTGGTTTCGGTTTGGGTAGAAACCACATTTGCATTACCAAGTAGAAGTAGGGTTGAAATTACTGTTCGAAAAGTTTCATTGTTTTCATCGATATTGGATACTTGACGTCGAAACATTGAATCTCTTTTCTTCGGCGGCACATGAGATGGATTCATTGGTCTACAAATTGCCGAATTTCTCTTCTTCGGCGGCACATGAGATGGATTCATTGGACGACTTTTCATGATAACAATAAATTGaagagaaaattttgagaaacaAAATAAGAGATGTAATGAGAAaatttatgagaaaaaaaataagagatgtaatgagaaaatttatgagaaagaaaataagagaTACATTGATATCAATGATGGAtgatgatttatatataaagagtTAAAGAAGAGACTTTTCAAAGTAATTGAATTATATGctcctattttttttcttattattatttaatatatatatatatatatatatatttattcatttatttttggaatttagtTTCTCTAGTTAATTATAAATAggataattcttttttttttcttttttctgtttttatgTCTTTTTCTTCTAACATTCtacttttttttcctttatagcTTTATGTAGAGGCttcttttaagtttttattaaaaaaaagagaatattaatcttatttttattaaataataatttttaaaattgaatatttatatataataattaattattttcctacttttatttattattttattttttgaatttaatttttttagttagttAAGTAAGTAGGGGAGATAATTGTTAAAcatctttaataaattaaatatattaattaattaaatttattaaatttatttaaaaaaattataatattattaatatattatatactaaataaaatatagagaaagaagaaaaaaatgaagaaatatatatatatatatatatatatttcttgtaggattaaatacattaaaaatataattatgatttaatattttttttataaaaaattaatctcattaattaaatgaggagttatatatatgaaagtaatttaactttaatacaatataaagtctaaacaatcaaaatcgtcaataataatttagatattaaataatatatctttgtaaaaattaaaatttaaataaagatattaaaattttgaagaaaaagtgTAAAGTATCGTTTTCAAACAATTACATATCTCttttatataagaatttaatactaactaattaaccaaactaactaattagttactaactaattaacgggttaataaaccgttagttattatttttacatcctCCCCTCAAGGAGAAATGTAGTAAAAACAAAGTTTCACCTTGACAAAATAAGTCGATGAAACATCAAACTACGATCATGCAACCATCGTCTTCAGTAAGTCCAATTCatcaaatttcaattatttagcTATCCAATTTAGACAGTCGAACAAACCAAATTCAGGAAGCTCCATTTTTTCCAGCTACCCAACATAGACAGCCGAGCAAGCCCAATTCAGCAAGCTCCATTTTTTCCGAACTACCCAATATAGATAGCTCAATCTACGTTAGTCAAATCCACAACAATCATCATGaattgttttttcttcattaGCCACCAGCTTTCAACTTTTGCAGCtttcgatttttttttcaaagaaagCTATTTAACATTCTTTTTGGTATTGACGAAACATATCGATAAAccttcattttttttccaaCGATTACAAAGGAACCTTCCTCTACAACTTGAAGACTatcaaaatctcattttaatccaacaaaatcaTCTTTGCACccgtaaatatttttcaacataattttttgttttccaaCCTCAGCTCTAAGCAATCATCATAGCCCTTGCCCCTGTCAATCAATCAGGTTGCTTTTTTTTTACATACtcattaagaagaagaagaattgatTTCAAATTTCTTTATCTCTGCCTCCAAATCATCATCTCCAATTCCTTTTCTTCATTCTCACTCATCAACACCTTCATCCAAAATGAAATTCTCATCATCTAGGTTCAACAACATCATTTCCGATTTGGTTGTTATGGAAGTATAGCACTTTAAGATTTTGTTGAAGGAATCAATTCGCAAACTTCAAAAACTCTAGAATAGGTGACATCAGACGCTTTTCAAATACCATCGTTCATCAAATAGAGTTTCTCCAATTTGCTCGGTGATTTCAAATGCTTCTCGAACGCGCTAACCCCTTTCTCAATCACGCTCGAAGGATTTGTCTTGAGATTGCTAGACCTCCGGATTACTGGATTTGGAACCCTAATTCGTCTTCTCCGGTCAATAGTCGGAATTCTATCGACTAGAATCGTTAATCCGAACATATGGGCGATTTTGATTAGGAATACATCGCTGTTTCGCCTATTCTCTCTGTTCGTTTAGAGCTTGATTcgatttttaaaacataactaATAATCGCGAAGAAGATGGAATGACTGGTATCTCAATAGCTTCAATGAATCAAAATCACATTCCTCTAGTCATTCTCAAGGTGAAGAACAAGATGAGATTTGTTTACGAAGGAGAAGCTCTTGCTAGTTTCCTCAATTCAATTGAACGGAATATACAATCGTCAAGAAATTATGATACAACACTACCTGGAAAAATATGGCTCAAGAAAAAATTTGCAATTGGAGTGAATGAGGTAATCGTGTGCTAGAACGAATGTCACTGTCTGCTTCAACGTAAATTTCTTCTGAAACTCGCCAAACTAAAACTAAGCGTAAAGCAACTCCTTTAGTCCTTCTCCAGGCCATACTCGAACAACCAGCAATTTCGCCATTCCGAGAATTTTCACCTCATTCTTCAGTCTTCACAGATTGAAGAGCCTCACCATCAAGAACTGGAGGCTGGCGTTCTTGCAAGCTTTGAACCCTTTAATACTTCTCCATATCGAGGCCATTTCCCTCATTGGGAGGTCGGGACCCTGTTTCTTGTCTTCCTTGGTAGCAAATATTTTCATCCACAACAGTTGATTTGGTTCCTATAATGCTAGTAGCCGCCGCATTCTCCTTCACACGATTTAGTAGCCCTTATATTTTCCTCAATCCTGgccttttctttctctttcctcTTCTTGCCCTCGAAGTCTTCCTTCTCATGAGAAGAAATCAAGAACTTTCTCGAAGAAGTACAACAATCTTGATGGATCGAGGGACGCACTAAAAGGTTGTCTCGACCACTCTATTGAAGTTCTTCTTTCATTTCAGATATGATTCCATGATTCTTGAACCAaccttcttttaaaaaaaatattgtatacaACTCAAATGAGTAAACCCTCTACCATGGCCTGAGAGCCATCGATAGAGGCGCAATGGAATATAGCAATTTGTCTCCAAGATCAAAATTGCTCTGATATCATGTTAAAATTTCGAAGAATAAGAAGTGTAAACTGAAATTGTATTATTGAAAGTATCgttttcaaacaattatatatctCTCTTATATAGGAGTTAAATACTAACTAATTACacaaattaattagttagtagctaattaacggtttaataaaccgttagttattattttacaaGATAATCTAACAATCTTGCATTTTTTTAGGGTGAATTTAAAGACGAACTCGTTTGAATTTTCATAAGAATGAGTTGAGAAGTAGATTAAGCCGAACAAAAGAATTTAGCGGTGTCAAAAAATTCTCTATCAATTATTATGGGCGGTAGTAAAAATTGTCATTATTTGCGATTTAATAAACAAGATTAGaaaagattataataaaaataggtAATGATACTTGTAAGAGGTTTTCAATTGAAAAATCggttcaaataactcattattaaacaaatgaaaaataactctCTCTTCTTTGTTACTAAAAGAAGAATTAACACATACTTGAGAAAAGATCACCAGATTAATCGGCATATATGAACAACAAACTATTCAAAAAAATCTGAGACTACAAATTTAATCGGACTAAACATAATAACTAATCGAACAAAATACATTAACAACTCAAATAtgaatgataaaaattaaaataaattcaattttgcCTTGTCATATTCCAAGAGAGAATAATATAGAATCCATTAATAATATAGAATCCATTAAGATGGTAGGTTATTGAGATtgaatatatacttttaaaatctatataaataatacttacaaaattttaaatatattaatatgatacaaaaattaattttatattaattaaaataaatatatttaataatttaaatattttcaatcgGATTTGAgccttattaatttattgattgaATGTGATAAACTATATCCATAAACTATAAAATGTTTTTTCCTGATGAACgtattattattgaatattgATATATGAAAATCTAccaactataataaaaaaaaactaagagcTGATGTTTCAAAAGAACCAATATTTCTAcgcaaaacaaacaaacaaagacAAAAAACCGCCATACCATCCTGCTTTATAAGTTAGACACTTCAACTCGGTTCATAAGCGTATTCCTCACTTTGTTGACAATCTCCTCCCTTGTGCGATGGCTCGCCAGAGGAAATTTCCGACTTTCATCCAATAGGAATCTGTAAACTTCCCATTGCCGTTCAGATGTTGAATGTCTCACAACTTCAGCCTAACAATCATATAAACTCTATCATCTTTAACCATACTTTATCAAATCTTTAAACTTCAACACTAATAACACTTCATTATACTTACCGAGAATATGCATATACCAACCAATTTCAATGCCAAAGTAACGTCGTAGAAAACTCGAGGCCTTCCAAATTCAGAAGCTTCAACTGGATTAGCAACCAGAAGAATGGTGTCTGGACCGCAGCTGGTAATGGTGACACGAAGAGGATGAAGCATTTCCTCCTTCAGCTGACAACATAGACCATTTAGAGTCTCGGGATCTACAATCTTCCCCCCATCTGTTTTTTGGATGAAAAGGTCCACATTTCGAAAGTCATTTGTAGTCTGTGATATTCTTCCATAGGCAACCTAAACCACAAACAAAAATAGGAACCATTGTTATAAATCAAGACAACAGCCATTGCTTGCACTCTGTTTTGATTGTAAAAACAGTTTACCTGAATATTACAGTCCTTCAATGTCCTGAGGATGTCATAAACAAGGCTCTTCTGATCTACACATTGTATTTGAAGCAATGTATGAGCCGGACTCATATGGTTATCAACAGTAATACTTGCCTTCTTAACATTTTTCATCTCGGGGCTAAGAGGAATTGATGAAAGCTGACAGCTGAAGAGCTGTTGAGAAACTTCAGGTGAGAATGACAGGGCCCCTTGTTGATTCTGAAACTCCGGCCCAGGCAAATGAAGTTCACAGCTGATGCAATGCTCTCTTAAGACCTCTGTCAAATGCCTGCAAGTCTCGTCTCGTCTCTCTTTCGTGTGTAGAAGGTTCCTGAAAGAAAAGTAGTACAGTTGAATATGTCACTAAATTCTCAAATTTGAGACAGACAGAACATAACCCATGAAACTTACATGGTATctgtgatgaagaagaggtccAAGACTTTGTCATCTGGGGTCGTAGTGACCTTTACTCTTTCAATTGTTAACTCAAGCTTGGAAAGAACCTTGGTAACATCTgtcaatcaatatatataaaagttctTTCTTTGAATCATAAGTactttcaaaagaaaaagaaaatgtctACTAACCGTGCAATAGACCTTTGCGGTCAAGGCAAAAGACTTTCAACAAGTAAACTGGAGGAGGAGTTTTGGGATTGGATGATGATAACTGCTGATTGAAAAGAAAAGACATAGAACAAGAAGGGCAAGCCGCCTGTAACCTATTTTTCAAACTATCCCATTCAATTTTAATTGTGTTCTCAAGTGGAACTGTCCATAATACTATGTAACACCATTTACCATCTGTTTGAAAATCTGCATTCCAAGTTGCAAATGAAtttcatcaattaattaaaccCAGATTCAGAAATCCAAAAtcaaaagaagatgaagatgaagatgatgatgcaTGCGCAAATCTAAGCTAAACTAACCTCCACGAGTAATGCATAGTCCGAATTCAAGAATGATTCTGCAGATATCGCAGCCAAGTCCTGCTTTGTCGGGGCAGTTAGCCGTGATGACAGTCGGGTCACCGGGTTTGTTTCCATGTTGAATAAGAACGCCGTCGTCCCATGGGATTCCCATTCCGGCAACTGTAGATGATTTTCCGAGTAGCCGGCGTTGAATAATGAAGATGGGTTGTTGGGATTTGGCAATGACGGATGGAGGGCTCGCCGCCGCAGCAGAAGCAAGggagggtgtgtttgatgatataTAACAAGATATGAGCTGTATGTTTGTTGGTTATGCTTGTTCTGGTCCCCCACTCACAGTGCCTATTGTCACCATATATACAGGATAAAGATGTCTGCAAATAAGCACGTGTCCAGTAATTTTGCGTTTTTCAATGCTGtatatttcttagtttttttttcttcttcatatagGTTTATCTTTGattatcttttgaaaataattgatttgataTGGGTTTATCTtctaataattgattttgtttctACTCTCTTTTAGTATAAGAAATGTCTCTAATTTAGTAGTTATTCAAAATAGAGATCATATAATTCAGTATTTCTTAACAAGAGGTCAAGTAGTTGTTCATTATCGGGTCAATTTAGATTAGATCTTGGAGCTTCCCTTTTAAACTTCACAATTTGAGATTTCTTagagttaaaattatataaaacgaTCTTAACAATTTCAAACGCTTTAAACTTATTATTCAACAGTAGGAAGATTCAAAAACTTTCAATTCTCTGaaatttgatagttaaattaatcatatgcatattttatcttttatttataagtaaataataaattaaagatgtttgaaaattattaattatttttttataattttaaccaaTAAAGAATTTAACGTGTGAATGTGattttttgggttttataaagttttttctttaaaattatttgtttattttttttttttgggttaacatgttaaaacactattatatatatattctcttttctttctttttttgattaataaggagtcattttagtattttaatagataagaaaaataattagatgataaaataatggttaaattttagatcaaattatttgaaaaaccctaaaccaaacaagctctaaatgGTACTTGGTGGTTCATAGCCTGTCCAGATACAAAAGAAATTGATGCATGATTGTAACAGGACATGTACCAATTTTGacttttaatgtattttatatatagacGACTTTATTTATTGTCATTATGTGCACGATTTAAATCATttctttacatatatatatttattatatatatttatttagttagtGGTTAGTGGTTACTGGTTAATCTCAAATTCATCCTCAAACTTACATTATATATTCAAACATACTCTCAAACTAAAAATCGTTCTAACCTATTTACCCTCGAACAAGAACTAGGATTAGATATTCAAAAACCCTAATAAAGAACGGTAATTAAAAAGTTGGtttcaattattttagaaatatttatgatatctATACTGCCACTGCTTCTTCTTCACTGGTAAAACCCTAATCAAGATTTCGCATCATATTATTGAATCTCATTTATGTACTCGCAGAAATCTTCCGGTTGCAATAACCCTTTTATCCTTTCCAATTAACGACCTTTAACAACCACAGGAACTGGGTTGTTGGAAATTTGAGAAATTGAGAGTGAGACCTAGCTCGatttggaagaagaaaatggCGGTCCGAGCTCACTTATCAATTCAAAACAGTATCTACTTCTTATCATCATCTGTTTCCTCAACTTATGTGATCAATCCCGCAAGAGCCTATTCTCTTCGGAAGAGACTCCCCTTAAACTCTCTTTCTTTCCCTTCTTCAAGACGAGCACTTTACTGTACTTGCAGAGCGGCGCGGCACCCTGTTAACGATGATTCTACCGGCGAGTCTTTCGTCCTCACAACTCCTCTTTACTATGTCAATGCTCCTCCGCACATGGGTAGTGCTTATACTACCATAGCCGCTGATGCCATTGCCCGTTTTCAGGTACTGAACTTGAATTCTTCAAGAAAATTCCAAtctttttgttaaaacatgaacAATAGTTAGATTAATAAGCTCCATGGATACACTTCAAACCCCTCAATGGCAGAGGCTATTAGGGAAAAAAGTAATCTTCATTACTGGGACAGACGAGCATGGAGAGAAGATTGCTACTGCTGCTTCCAGTCAAGGAACTAGTCCAAGTGAACATTGTGATGTCATTTCAAAAGCTTACAAGATGCTTTGGGATGATGTATGTTATTTACTCATCACtgataattaatttcaaattttatttctcttaatgTTCAATGCAAGGTTTGATTGTTCTTTCTTTCCAGTTGGACATATCTTATGATAAATTCATACGAACAACTGATGAGAAGCATGAAAAGATTGTAAAGGAATTCTATTCCAGGGTTCTTGCCAGTGGTGACATTTACAGAGCTGACTATGAGGGACTTTATTGTATTAACTGCGAGGAGTATAAGGTGGGATTCTTCATTTTAACTTGTACATTTCCTTTGTTAATTTTAGAGGCTTTgcaaatttttatgttaaattatacAGCCTGATGGATGAGTTGTTCAATCCattagtaattttaaaatacgcAGGATGAGAAAGAACTTCTGGATGAAAAACGTTGCCCTGTGCACCTTAAGCCATGTGTTTCACGAAAAGAAGACAATTACTTTTTTGCACTTTCAAAGTACCAGGAGAAGTTGGAAGAGACTCTAGCAGAGAATCCAGAGTTTGTGCAGCCACCTTATCGTTTAAATGAGGTGTGATTATGAAGATTTCTAGAAGAGAACTATTGCTATATTTTATGTTCAATGCAAAAAATAAGAATGGAACTCCTTTATTTAGAGTTTTGATATAACGAAGAATTGCCAATGAGATCGTAATTTTAACTTTTGTAGGTGCAAAGTTGGATCAAAAGTGGCCTGCGAGATTTTTCTGTTTCCCGAGCATCAGTGGATTGGGGTATCAGAGTTCCCAATGACAGCAAACAGACCATTTATGTTTGGTTTGATGCTTTACTTGGGTATAGTCACTTCCTTTGTGTCTCTTTTGGTCAAGTTGCATTaaatttctatttctatttaattttgtCCTCTTGATTTCTATCACATTTTTGTTAGATTAGCACCTTTGATGTTTGGATTATTGTTTACTTCACAAATAACTTTTCAATTTTAACTACTTTTCTCTCCTTTCAACATCAAATATAAACAGTTATATTTCTGCACTCTTGGAGGACGAGCAATCCAGTTTAGAAGCAGCTGTTTCTTCAGGCTGGCCTGCCTCACTACACCTAATAGGAAAGGTATAATGATATCCATTCATGCTTAAATTTACGATTTCACCTGGTTGGTATTTTTTCTGTTTGGGGGTCCTTCCCAAGAACAAAAACAATGTGAAGGACATTATTTTATGCCAAATAATCTAAATcttgtttttaacattttattattatttatttgaaacttaATTGTGAGGGAAGACATGGGaaatgcaattttattttttgagacCGTGTATTTTaaccatttattttattgatgttTATCTGCAGGACATATTGCGTTTTCATGCTGTCTACTGGCCAGCAATGTTAATGTCAGCTGGACTAAGCCTCCCAAAAAGAGTATTTGGCCATGGGTTCTTGACAAAGGTGAGTGTAGTTCTTTTCATTCTTAATTCCTATATTTTAACTACTGTTATTGTTTTATGTAAAGATTGGTTTCAATCATGATAGGATGGCATGAAGATGGGGAAATCACTGGGGAATACGATTGAACCAAATGATTTGGTG is drawn from Impatiens glandulifera chromosome 3, dImpGla2.1, whole genome shotgun sequence and contains these coding sequences:
- the LOC124932043 gene encoding ACT domain-containing protein ACR9-like produces the protein MGIPWDDGVLIQHGNKPGDPTVITANCPDKAGLGCDICRIILEFGLCITRGDFQTDGKWCYIVLWTVPLENTIKIEWDSLKNRLQAACPSCSMSFLFNQQLSSSNPKTPPPVYLLKVFCLDRKGLLHDVTKVLSKLELTIERVKVTTTPDDKVLDLFFITDTMNLLHTKERRDETCRHLTEVLREHCISCELHLPGPEFQNQQGALSFSPEVSQQLFSCQLSSIPLSPEMKNVKKASITVDNHMSPAHTLLQIQCVDQKSLVYDILRTLKDCNIQVAYGRISQTTNDFRNVDLFIQKTDGGKIVDPETLNGLCCQLKEEMLHPLRVTITSCGPDTILLVANPVEASEFGRPRVFYDVTLALKLVGICIFSAEVVRHSTSERQWEVYRFLLDESRKFPLASHRTREEIVNKVRNTLMNRVEVSNL
- the LOC124931463 gene encoding methionine--tRNA ligase, chloroplastic/mitochondrial; this encodes MAVRAHLSIQNSIYFLSSSVSSTYVINPARAYSLRKRLPLNSLSFPSSRRALYCTCRAARHPVNDDSTGESFVLTTPLYYVNAPPHMGSAYTTIAADAIARFQRLLGKKVIFITGTDEHGEKIATAASSQGTSPSEHCDVISKAYKMLWDDLDISYDKFIRTTDEKHEKIVKEFYSRVLASGDIYRADYEGLYCINCEEYKDEKELLDEKRCPVHLKPCVSRKEDNYFFALSKYQEKLEETLAENPEFVQPPYRLNEVQSWIKSGLRDFSVSRASVDWGIRVPNDSKQTIYVWFDALLGYISALLEDEQSSLEAAVSSGWPASLHLIGKDILRFHAVYWPAMLMSAGLSLPKRVFGHGFLTKDGMKMGKSLGNTIEPNDLVNRFGSDAVRYFFLREVEFGNDGDYSEERFINIVNAHLANTIGNLLNRTLGLLKKNCQSTLSADSAVAAEGNDFKATVEKLIDSARVHYENLSLSSACEAVLEIGNAGNLYMDEHAPWSSFKKGGTASETASKDLVIILEAMRIIAVGLSPVAPSLCLRIYTQLGYTEDELRAVTWSDTEWGGLKGGRIMAQPMPVFARIENQKEDEDGSGLEKKLGKKQKVAPQRSTKTAVEAA